Proteins encoded within one genomic window of Leptospira stimsonii:
- a CDS encoding VanW family protein, whose amino-acid sequence MQLTETTPNKTRADELLFALKVLCFQGYRGCKNLLFPIPLWRKSKDRHPGISSVLAISETPLWNPNDTLENKILTFGKIENLRIAARKLNGVRVSAGQVFSFWKQIGNPNFGKGYVLGREIREGCIVPSIAGGLCQISNALYDVAVRSGFEILERHKHSHVFPGSLAEKDRDATIKWNYLDLRFRSPVDYRIEIEFNSESMIVRFRSLARFQTEDSTFDFAEENQTETFPPRKEAKALNDCYSCGRVSCSQHSWNNRPTSDFTVWVLDEVWPEYDAYVSAHCVPKDSVILPLKNGSRWGTNRFNWTIRNKKNVKEIFLRSLWRSFKLRYGAGKNTNPFQLNLELDRKLADRIAKEIPYEASHIVVSQTLLPALWEAGVFAGRTFDVLMTRLPLSVLHERLDQAYLRYPQSETLKDFRAPDFWVESETRALQSAQKIISPHSEILKLFPKQASPLRWCVLPFEEKPVSDRKGILFPGSALGKKGAYEMKRLAKELNLSLHVLGNAVEKEGFWESISVQKFQNSWDEIGLVVYPTYVENKPRELLKAISKNIPIVTTTASGLEDFEGDGVVILPVGDYESLKEAVALRFNRKHTEAFSYSK is encoded by the coding sequence ATGCAGTTGACCGAAACGACCCCAAACAAAACGCGTGCGGATGAGCTCTTGTTTGCATTGAAGGTTCTTTGCTTTCAAGGCTACAGAGGATGTAAGAATCTTCTTTTTCCGATTCCTTTGTGGAGAAAGAGCAAAGATCGGCATCCGGGGATCTCCTCCGTTCTGGCAATTTCGGAAACACCTCTTTGGAATCCGAACGATACACTCGAAAATAAAATTCTAACCTTTGGTAAAATTGAAAATCTAAGAATCGCGGCCAGAAAATTAAATGGGGTTCGAGTTTCCGCCGGGCAAGTTTTTAGCTTTTGGAAACAGATCGGAAATCCCAATTTCGGAAAAGGATATGTTTTAGGAAGGGAAATTAGAGAAGGCTGTATCGTTCCCAGTATTGCCGGAGGACTTTGTCAAATCTCGAACGCCCTCTACGACGTCGCGGTTCGATCCGGTTTCGAAATTTTGGAACGTCATAAACATTCGCATGTCTTTCCCGGATCTTTGGCGGAAAAGGACAGAGATGCGACGATTAAATGGAATTACCTGGATTTGCGATTTCGATCTCCGGTGGATTATCGAATCGAAATCGAATTCAACTCCGAAAGTATGATCGTTCGTTTTCGATCTCTTGCTCGATTTCAAACGGAGGATTCTACTTTCGACTTCGCAGAAGAGAATCAAACGGAAACGTTTCCACCGAGAAAGGAAGCAAAAGCTCTAAATGATTGTTACTCTTGTGGAAGAGTTTCTTGTAGCCAACACAGTTGGAACAACCGTCCCACATCCGATTTTACTGTCTGGGTGTTGGACGAGGTTTGGCCTGAATACGACGCGTATGTATCGGCGCACTGCGTACCAAAAGATTCCGTAATTCTTCCTTTGAAAAACGGAAGTCGTTGGGGAACCAATCGTTTCAATTGGACGATCCGAAATAAAAAGAACGTGAAGGAAATATTCCTAAGATCTCTTTGGAGAAGTTTCAAACTACGCTATGGGGCGGGAAAGAATACGAACCCGTTCCAATTGAATCTCGAGTTAGATCGAAAACTTGCGGATAGAATCGCAAAAGAAATTCCATACGAAGCTTCTCATATTGTGGTTTCTCAAACCTTGCTCCCCGCTCTTTGGGAAGCGGGCGTTTTTGCGGGAAGAACCTTTGACGTATTGATGACGAGACTTCCTCTATCGGTACTCCACGAACGGTTGGATCAAGCGTATTTACGATATCCACAAAGTGAAACGTTAAAAGACTTTCGAGCTCCCGATTTTTGGGTCGAGTCCGAAACAAGGGCTCTCCAATCGGCGCAAAAGATCATCTCACCCCATTCCGAAATTTTGAAATTGTTTCCGAAGCAGGCCTCTCCTTTGAGATGGTGCGTCCTTCCGTTTGAAGAAAAACCCGTTTCCGATCGGAAAGGAATTCTATTTCCCGGGTCGGCCTTGGGAAAAAAGGGTGCGTACGAAATGAAACGACTCGCAAAAGAATTGAATCTTTCCTTGCATGTTTTGGGAAACGCGGTGGAGAAAGAAGGTTTTTGGGAAAGTATTTCCGTACAAAAGTTTCAAAATTCTTGGGATGAGATCGGACTCGTTGTGTATCCAACATACGTGGAAAACAAACCGAGAGAACTCCTAAAAGCGATCTCCAAAAACATCCCGATTGTTACAACGACCGCCTCCGGCCTGGAAGACTTTGAAGGAGACGGCGTCGTAATCCTTCCGGTCGGTGATTATGAAAGTCTAAAAGAAGCAGTCGCACTTCGATTCAATCGAAAACATACTGAAGCTTTCTCTTATTCAAAGTAA
- a CDS encoding queuosine precursor transporter: MPLTKPLKLFIALNGFFLTFLILAEVTGSKLFVSFGFTLTMGVIPFPVTFIVTDLLNEYYGRKGVRFTTLVGMVMIFVAYFLLMLDMWIPAAPNSPVDDHSFNIVFGNSGKIIIGSIVAYLVGQLIDIQIFHFIRVKTKNKFIWLRATGSTIVSQLVDSFVVIYIALSGGKLSFEELNQISTNNFLYKCGVAVAITPIIYGAHKLLDWYLGADAEKMILAAMHDGRSDVEPISPG; encoded by the coding sequence ATGCCTCTTACGAAACCTCTGAAATTATTTATCGCCTTAAACGGATTCTTTCTCACATTTCTGATTCTTGCCGAAGTGACCGGTTCAAAACTTTTTGTCTCCTTTGGATTCACTCTTACGATGGGTGTGATCCCGTTTCCGGTTACTTTTATCGTCACCGACCTTTTAAACGAATACTATGGGCGTAAAGGAGTTCGTTTTACCACTCTTGTTGGAATGGTGATGATTTTTGTGGCTTACTTTCTTTTGATGTTGGACATGTGGATTCCGGCGGCGCCGAATTCTCCCGTCGACGATCATTCTTTCAACATCGTCTTTGGGAATTCGGGAAAGATCATCATCGGTTCGATCGTAGCCTATCTCGTGGGACAACTCATCGACATACAGATCTTCCATTTTATTCGGGTTAAAACCAAGAATAAGTTTATCTGGCTTCGAGCTACGGGTTCTACGATCGTATCTCAGCTCGTCGATTCCTTCGTCGTGATTTATATCGCCTTGAGCGGTGGAAAACTGAGCTTTGAAGAACTGAACCAGATTTCTACCAATAACTTTCTCTATAAATGTGGGGTGGCGGTCGCAATCACTCCGATCATCTACGGCGCGCATAAATTGTTGGATTGGTATTTGGGCGCGGACGCAGAAAAGATGATTTTGGCGGCCATGCACGATGGTCGATCCGACGTGGAACCGATTTCTCCTGGTTGA
- a CDS encoding glycosyl hydrolase family 18 protein codes for MANKQEDKHKIPDGLSQPVPFPRNSEPKKKILFYSFTWFLLSVLSFSLGINLLKKDNAAVANQSETVQASSVGIMDGIRDLFFINKPVNQTETTNSTPESDSSKSGFFSFGKDDGDKPDATLLPRADENTTFRASTWFSDYEAMKKTVHLYNEIHPFIYGMKGRETNNGDLYSSWGSTQKHERVAELRKLNPNVKIIPTIFRWENKYEKISENIGMNGRNDIRDKHLANILHELDTYGYDGIDIDYEGMSCEKKEKFEEFIVILSKEVHKRGKILSVAVHPKTPAKKETFKACKGLKEKIKMDYAENWRGPMTHDYAFLAKYADRIKIMAYELHPRKYRNPGPGPQAPNTWIKSIIEYAKARVPSRQLYMAIPTYGYDWALNCNSKIKSVYYQDAVRKKDLGIHRQPTNIDQIMANTKNSSTWTNLSKFSWVHTGKTYEDPSIWYKSEGCDRVAFYMNRKAFEDKMSLLRQYDLGGFSFWQLISDNDPGINDYLELLVSNKLPPVEKIKEPVKDPNAPSKDAQQTPEEANVNRQHAEKVARKQG; via the coding sequence ATGGCAAACAAACAAGAAGACAAACACAAAATCCCGGACGGACTCAGTCAACCGGTTCCATTTCCGAGAAATTCAGAACCGAAAAAGAAGATTCTATTCTATTCTTTTACCTGGTTTTTATTATCCGTTCTCTCATTCTCTTTAGGAATCAATCTTCTCAAAAAAGACAACGCGGCCGTAGCAAACCAATCCGAAACGGTTCAAGCAAGCTCCGTTGGAATCATGGATGGTATCCGAGATCTCTTCTTTATCAATAAGCCGGTAAACCAGACCGAAACAACGAACTCTACACCGGAATCCGACTCTTCGAAATCCGGATTCTTCTCTTTTGGGAAGGACGACGGAGATAAGCCGGACGCAACGTTGCTTCCGAGGGCGGACGAAAACACTACGTTCCGCGCATCCACTTGGTTTTCAGATTACGAAGCGATGAAAAAGACCGTTCATCTCTACAATGAAATCCATCCGTTTATCTATGGAATGAAGGGTCGCGAGACCAACAACGGCGATCTGTATTCCAGCTGGGGAAGCACTCAGAAACACGAACGTGTCGCCGAACTTCGAAAACTCAATCCGAACGTAAAAATCATTCCTACCATTTTCCGCTGGGAGAATAAATACGAGAAAATCTCCGAAAACATCGGGATGAACGGTCGCAACGATATCAGAGACAAACACCTTGCGAACATTCTTCATGAACTCGATACGTACGGCTATGACGGAATCGATATCGACTACGAAGGAATGAGCTGTGAGAAAAAGGAAAAGTTCGAAGAATTCATCGTGATCCTTTCCAAGGAAGTGCATAAACGCGGAAAAATTCTTTCCGTCGCTGTACATCCGAAAACTCCCGCTAAAAAAGAAACCTTCAAAGCTTGCAAGGGCCTAAAAGAAAAAATCAAAATGGATTACGCGGAGAATTGGAGAGGGCCGATGACACACGACTACGCCTTTCTAGCAAAGTACGCGGATCGTATTAAAATTATGGCATACGAATTGCATCCTCGTAAATATAGAAATCCGGGACCGGGACCTCAGGCACCGAACACTTGGATCAAAAGTATCATAGAATACGCTAAAGCGAGAGTTCCTTCCCGTCAGTTGTATATGGCGATCCCTACGTACGGTTACGATTGGGCGCTCAACTGTAATTCCAAAATCAAGTCGGTTTATTATCAGGACGCGGTTCGTAAAAAGGATTTGGGAATTCACAGACAACCGACGAACATCGATCAGATTATGGCTAATACAAAGAACTCAAGTACTTGGACCAATCTTTCCAAGTTTTCCTGGGTTCATACCGGAAAGACATACGAAGATCCAAGCATCTGGTATAAGTCCGAAGGTTGTGATCGAGTCGCGTTCTATATGAATCGAAAAGCCTTTGAAGACAAGATGAGTCTTTTAAGACAATACGATCTGGGTGGATTTTCCTTCTGGCAGTTGATCAGCGACAACGATCCAGGAATCAACGACTATCTCGAATTATTGGTTTCTAATAAACTACCTCCAGTTGAAAAAATCAAAGAACCCGTAAAGGATCCGAACGCTCCTTCGAAGGACGCTCAACAAACTCCGGAAGAAGCAAACGTAAACCGCCAGCACGCGGAGAAAGTTGCCAGAAAACAAGGTTAA
- a CDS encoding L-threonylcarbamoyladenylate synthase, with protein MPENKVNTLITDSPSEAAKVLLRGGIVVFPTETVYGIGASAFDHKSCRRIYEVKNRPSDNPLILHVENLAALNVCASLNPAGKLVFQKFSPGAITGIFPKNDPNLFTADLKTVAVRIPSNPTARSFLEFCNVPVAAPSANLSGRPSLTKMEYILEEFSGKVDCILIGEEPQIGIESTVIDFTSNPPILLRPGFVDFQDLKEILPEIQVLKSEDKTRNTSTEAPISPGLKYRHYAPICKVILTENLENIPSDAAQIGFRFYEDVAYQIRVDSNEAYMKSLYSFFVECDRRKIKEAYCEIPKEGRGKEALLNRITKAASK; from the coding sequence TTGCCAGAAAACAAGGTTAACACTCTCATAACAGACTCTCCCTCGGAAGCGGCAAAAGTATTGCTTCGGGGAGGGATCGTCGTCTTTCCCACCGAAACCGTTTATGGAATCGGGGCATCCGCCTTCGATCACAAGTCTTGCAGGAGAATCTACGAAGTCAAAAACCGTCCTTCGGACAATCCTCTCATTCTTCATGTAGAGAATCTGGCCGCGCTGAACGTATGCGCTTCTTTAAACCCGGCGGGCAAACTCGTCTTCCAAAAATTTTCTCCAGGTGCCATTACTGGAATTTTCCCAAAAAACGATCCGAACCTTTTTACCGCGGATCTGAAGACGGTTGCGGTACGAATTCCATCCAATCCAACGGCGCGTTCTTTTTTAGAATTTTGTAATGTTCCCGTTGCGGCCCCTTCGGCAAATCTTTCCGGAAGACCTTCCTTAACAAAAATGGAATATATCTTAGAGGAATTTTCCGGGAAGGTGGATTGTATTCTGATAGGGGAAGAACCGCAGATCGGAATCGAATCCACTGTGATCGACTTTACGTCCAATCCGCCGATCCTGCTTCGTCCCGGATTTGTCGACTTTCAAGATCTCAAAGAAATTCTTCCGGAAATCCAAGTTTTAAAATCGGAGGATAAAACGCGGAATACTTCGACGGAAGCGCCGATCAGTCCCGGACTCAAATACAGGCATTACGCGCCGATTTGTAAGGTAATTCTTACGGAAAATCTGGAGAACATACCTTCGGACGCGGCACAAATCGGATTTCGGTTTTACGAGGATGTCGCTTATCAAATTAGAGTAGATTCCAACGAAGCATATATGAAATCTCTGTATTCCTTTTTTGTGGAATGTGACCGGAGAAAAATCAAAGAGGCCTATTGTGAAATCCCGAAAGAGGGAAGAGGAAAGGAAGCCCTTCTGAATCGAATCACAAAAGCCGCCTCGAAATGA